CTGTGATACAGTTATTGGTAGTAAATTCTCTAACAATTTCAATTTATTAAAATCTGTATTAGATTGAACAAAAACTATTAAAGGAAAACTTTTATTTGAAACAATACTATTTACAATTTTAATACTTTCAATTGATGAATAATCTGATGGGAATCCTAATAAAATTAATACTTCTGTTTCACTTAGTTTATTACTACTTAATTTCCCCTCAATGAAGCTACCATCTGGTTTTTGAACAAATGAATTAACAGAAAAATTATTATTATTTTCAAGTATATTTTTTATAAATGATAAATCTGGACTTGGTGAAGAGGCAATTATTGTAACTTTCCTTTTATTAGATTTAACAGTAACAAAAATAGATTTAAAATTATTCTTAAATGTAAACTCATTTTCTAATCCTGATATTGAAGTTGAAAATTTAATAATACCTTCATTTTTTGGGATAAAATTGAAAGTGAAATTGTCTTCTGAAACACCCTTATTTACAAGTATATTTTTTTCTGAAATTTTAGTTCCATTTGCAAATAATGTTAGTATAGATTTTTTATTTTCAACATTAGAAATAGTTTTATAAGTAACATCGATTGGAATATCTGAATTTACATAGGTTAATTTGTTTGTATAAATTTGTTCAATACTAGCATCATTTGGTTCGGTTGAATCACCTAATCCAATAGTATAAATTGGAATGCCTATTTTTTCAGCATCGTAAATAGGGTTTGTTCCTGCATTAAATTGTCCATCAGTAACAATCACTAAAGATGATATATTGTTTTTTAAAAGTGAATCAGAAATGAAATTTATTGGTAATGATAAATTTGTCTCATTCTTAGAACCTAAAAGCAATTTAGAATAATTAGCTAGATTAAAAGAGAAGATAGAATCGGAGAATTGATTAGCATTTACTTTCAGTTGATTAATATTTTCACTTAAGAATTTTGCAATTGATTTACTTTCATCAATCCTTTTTTCCTTAGACAATCCCTTTAACTGCATACTTAAAGAATTATCAAATGAAGCAACAACTAAAGGCTCAGATACTTTAATATCTTTTGTTCTAAGAACTGGTTCAAATAAAGTAAATAATAGAAGACATAACCCAATAGTCCTTAACAAAATTAATATCCATTTTCTAAAATTTCCAATTTTTGGAGTTGTAGTTCTATATGAATGAATTGTAAAAATTATAATTGAAATAAATATTGTAATAACTAAATAATAGTTCGTTGAAAATAGAATCATGGGTTGAATTAATTTTAATCGATAAGATTAACACTCAGAAAAACATTAAAAATATGTATTTAAATTTAACTTTTAAAATGAAAAGTAAAATCATCAAATTACTTAAATATTAATCAACATTTCATAGAAAATATTTATCTATTAAATTGTAAATTTGTTTGTATTTTACAAAAGCATATTACTAATTAAATTCTTTTAAATGAAATATTTTTATATAACTTTAGTTTTATTCTTGTTAATTATGGATAAATCAAATGCTCAGCAAATTACTGCGCTAGATTGGACTAAAACAGATTGCATAGGTAAATCTCATCATTTATTTGATTTACTTAATAAAGGATATTTAGTAATTACAGAATATGTTATGTTAGATTGTCAGCCTTGTATTACAGCCGCAAATTCTATAGAAAAAATGAAAATTTCATTGGATAAACAATATCGAAATAAAATACTATATTATACAGTGGGTTATAATGATAAATATTCTTGTACAGAATTGTTAAAATGGAAAAGTGAAAATAATGTTAGTAGCACAGTTTTAACAAATGGATTTAATGAAGTAAGTTATTATGGAGGTATGGGAATGCCAACATTTGTTATTTTAAAAGGTAAAGATCATAGAGTTATTTATACTAAAAAAGGAGTTTTAAATATTAAGACTATTGAAAAAATAATTCATAATTCTATGAATTCTAAAACTAAAGAAATTATTAAAAAATAAACTTTATTTTAAAAATTATAATTATGAAGTATTTTTTATTGTTACTGATTAGTTTTTATTTTATGGCTTGTAAAAACAATGAAGTTAACCCACCAACCGAAGAAATTGAAGTAGTTCCAACTCCAATTGGATTTCCTAAAATGCCAGTTCCATTAGATAATAAATTGACTGAAGATAGAATTTTATTAGGTAAAAAATTGTTCTTTGACAAACAACTTTCAAGTAATCAAGAAATATCTTGTTCAAGTTGTCATTTACAAAACAATGCATTTAGTGATTCATCTCAATTTAGTTTAGGTATTAACAAATTAGTTGGTGAAAGAAATGCGCCTCCTTTATTTAATCTTGCTTGGAATACATCTTTTTTTTGGGATGGAGGAGTGCCAACATTAGAGCAACAAGTTATTGGACCTATTACAAATCCAATTGAAATGAATATGACTTTAGGTGAAGTTATACAAAGAATTACTAAGGATACAAATTATTTGAATATGTTTAAAAAAGCTTATGATACATTGCCCAGCGCTGGCTATTTAACAAAAAGTATTGCTTCTTTTATGAGGTCAATGGTAAGTTCTGAAAGTAAATACGATAAATACATTAATGGTGATACAAACTTATTTAATGATCAAGAGAAAAAAGGGTTACACTTATTTTTCGGTGAAAGTGTTCAATGTCACCATTGTCATATTGGATATAATTTTACAACAAATAAATTTGCAAATAACGGGTCTAAAGAAATTTATAAAGATTTAGGAAGAAAAAAAATCACTAAATTAGATATTGATTTAGGAAAATTTAAAATCCCATCATTAAGGAACATTGCGGTAACATCTCCATATATGCATGATGGTTCATACAAAACTTTAGAAGAGGTAATAGAGAATTACAATAAAGGGGGGAGTGGGCACCCGAATCAAGATCCTACAATTTATAAATTAAATTTATCTAATGAAGATAAAAATAATTTGATTGCATTTTTAAAAACTTTAACAGATCAAAATTTCATTTCAAATCCGAAATACAAACAATAAAACATGGATAAGTATATATATTTTTCATTAGCAATTTTTTCAATTCTTGTTGTTTCATGTAATAAAGAAACTATATCAGAACCATTAGTTTCAACAAATTTGACTTTTAATTTCAATGCCTTTATTGGAAGTTCTCCTTTAGTTTATAATGTTGAAGGGATGTCAGTTAATAATGTTCCATATAAAGTTTCTAAATTTAGATTTTATTTGAGCAAGCCTAGGTTGTTAAATGAGAATGGTGATACACTTATGCTTACATTTTTAGATTCTGGTAGTGTTGCTTTAAAGAATAATGTTCACTTAGTTGATTTTGAATTACCATATTCACAGCAAATTCGATTTAAAGTATTACCAATAAAATATAAAGGAATAATATTTAATATAGGAGTACCAAATGAGTTAAATCATGTAAATGCTTCAGTTATGGATTTCCCTTTAAATACAGATGCAGATATGTATTGGGCTTGGAATCCTGGTTATATTTTTATGAAACTTGAAGGTAAATCTGTTGTAAATGGGAAGTATTCTCCATTTTTATATCATGCTGGAAATGATGATGACTATTTATCATTTCCAATTAATGAAGCTTTTACTGTTGGAAGTAATGGTTCAACATTTAAAATTAATGTTGATATCAATAAGTTCTTTTATAATAAAACTTATAATAATTATCCTGACTTAGGAGATACTCTTTATCGATTTGCAAATGGAGGTTATCCAACAAACTATATGATGAGGCATGGTGTTTTAAACAATTTATTATCATTTTAATTTAATGTTAAAAAAAACTAAAATATGTTTTGTGTTATTTTTATTATTTTTTATAATTGGATATGCAAACAATCAAAGTACTGGAGCTCCAGAATCGAGTACTGGTGCTCCATCTGAAAGAACTTGTGCGTCTTCAAATTGCCATGATGATAATATATTAAATTTTAAAAATGGTAAAATAGATCTTGTTTTTGAGTCAAATAATACATCAGAAAGTAAAATTGTTAATGGTGTAATTTTATCTGATAATGTTTACAATTTAAACATTTCAATTAATCAAAAAAAAATTGAAAGATTTGGTTTCCAATTAGTAGCATTAAACGATTCAGGAGAATCAGTAGGAAATTTTATTTTAATGGATTCAAATAGAACTCAATTACAAAAAGGTTTAGATAAGTTTATCAATAGGGAATATGTTACCTACACTTATTTAGGTACAATAGCAGATTCTGTTGGTTATAAATCCTGGGATTTAAAGTGGCATTCTCCAAAGTCAATAAAAGGATCAATAAAATTTTATCTTGCATGCTTATCTGGCAATAAGGATTTAACAGATAAAGGTGATTATGTGTATACTATGACTAGAAACTTCACTATGGTTGATGTAATTTGCGAAATAAATGAGAATGATAATAAAAATTTATTATTAAATTTAAAATGAAATCTAATTTTAAATATGTTTGTGTAATAGCAATATTTGTATTATCAATTATAGTTAAACTCTTAGCAAAAAGTGCAGGTGCACCAGCACATTCAACTGGAGCTCCTGGAGAATTAACTTGTTCAAATTCCACTTGTCATGCTGGTAAAACAGCAGTATTAAATATAGGAAGTGGTGTAACCTCAATATCATTTGAAGATTCATTAAATAAATTTGTCGCTGGTAAAAAATATATAGTTAATGTTTCCATTAGCCAGGATAGTCTTACAAAATATGGATTTCAAGCTACAGCTTTAAATGATTTTGAAGAAGGATATGGTGAAATATCTCTTAAAGATTCAAAAAAAACTTTAATTCATCCGCCTGAAAAAACTGAATTTTTAGATAGAATGTATGTAGATCAAAGCACTAATGGAAATACATTTACGTCTAGGAAAGCCAATTGGCAATTTTATTGGATAGCACCCGATGAGATTAAAGGACCAGTTACTTTTTATGTTGCATATGTTGCAGGAAATGGTGATAAAGCTAATACTGGAGATTATGTTTATACAAATAAACTAACAGTAAAACCTGTAAATCTTAAAGTTGAAGAAAAATATTCTTATGATACCAAGAAAATGGAATTGAAGTAATCATAGTTTTATTGTGCCGATTATTATAGCATTAATCTGAATCCAAAATTAAAAACCTTTTTAACATGAAATACTTTAAGTTAATAATCTTTGTTAGTACAATAATTATTTTTGTAAATGCTTTTAACAAAAGTGTAAGTAATAATCTTTTAAATAATTTTGACAAAGTTGAAATTATTAAAACTGATACAATTAAAGTTCCAGATATGCAATGTGAAGAGTGTGAAGAAAGGTTAAAAAGTAAATTGTTAAAATTAAAAGGAGTTTCCAAAGTAGAAGCGAATGCAATAGATAAAATAGTTGTTGTTGATTTTGATAGTGAAATAGTAAAGTTGATTGATATTAAAAGATTGATAGCAAAAATTGGATATAATGCAGAGGAAGTTAAAACTACAACATCAAGAAGAAAAAATTTGCCTCAATGTTGTCAGCCTGGAGGTCACAAATAAATAAAAAAATAATAATATAAATGACTACTACTAAGTTAGATATTTCAGGGATGAGTTGTGATGGATGCGTAAGAAGTTTAAATATTGCTTTAAATAAATTCGGAGTTAAAGTTAATGAAATTAAAATAGGTTTTGTAGATATCAAATATGATGAGAATACCATAACCAAAGATTCTGTAATTAATGTTATTGAAGAAGCTGGATTTAAAGTTGAAAATGAAAAATGAGTATTATTAAAAAGTATGTAATTATTTTTATTTTATTACAATTTACTTTTACAAATACTTTTGCTTCAATGAAAGTAAAAGTATGCCAGAAAAGTTTATGTTCAACAGAAAAAAATTGTAAATCAGAGTTAGAATCTTTTAATGAGAAATATGATTGTTGTAATTTAAATATAGAAAAATTTAATTATCTAATTGATAATTCATCAATATCAAATAACGATAATATACTTCCAGGTTGTTGTATTAACAATAATTCTTTTAATCAACAAAAAGAAAATTGCTGTAAAATTAATAATCTAACCTTGAAATTTACTTTCATTAGTAACGCAAATATAGTTTTTAATCACTCACCTAAATTAGTTGTAAACATAGATTACAGATTTAAATTTCCTAATATAATTTTAGAAGATAAAGTTAAATCTATTAGTTTTAATTCAAAACCTCATTTAAAAACTTCAAAAATTAATCAAGAAATAATTTCATTTCAAGTTTGATATAGTTAATTGATTTAATTAATAAAATTTTCTATTAGATATCATCTGATAGAATTTATATCAACTCAATTATCTATTCAATAAAAAATGAAAATATATTTTTTTTTAATAATATTTTTTACAGTTACATTTAAATTAAATTCACAAATAGTAAAAGGGACAGTCTTTCAAATTGATAAAGATGGTTTAAATTCACCACTACCAGGAGCAACCATTAAATTATTAAACACTAAAATTGGTTCAATTTCAAATTCAAATGGTCAATTTCAAATTGATTTAAAATTTGCAGATACTAATAAATTGTTAGTTGTAAGTTTTATTGGATTTGAATCTGATACAACTTTGTTAGATGGAATGTTAAATGATTACGAAATCACTCTTGAACCTTTAATAACTAATTCAAAGGAGGTACAGATAACTGCTGAAAAATCAGCACAATCTGTTGGCTTAAAAACACTAAAGCAAGAATTTATAACTGGTAAGCTTTTCCGAAGAAGTGCTTGCTGTGCTTTATCTGAAGCATTTGAAAAGAATGCTAGTGCAGAAGTGTCTTATAGTGATGCATTAACAGGAGTAAAGCAAATAAAATTACTAGGACTTAAAGGTGAATATTCATATTTGTTAACTGAAACAATTCCAATATTTTCAGGATTAACTTCAAAATATGCCCTTGAATATACACCTCCAACTTGGCTAGAAGGTATCTCGATTACAAAAGGAGCTTCATCAGTTTCAAGTGGTTATGAAGGTATTACAGGTCAGATTAATTTAGAATACAAAAAACCTTTTGATATGTCCCCTTTTGAAGGGAATGTTTATGTTAACTCAAGTAATAGAATTGATCTAAATTTAAGTTCTGCAATTAAGGTGAATGAAAAATTATCTACAGGCATTTTTGTATCTGGAAGAAATTCGAATTTAAAAGAAGACCATAATAACGATGGTTTTATTGATGTTCCACTAAACAAACAAATTAATATTGCAAACCGATGGATTTATGTTACTGATGGATTTGAAGCACAATTGTTTGCTAGGGGGCTAAATGATGAATATAACTCAGGTCAAGTTAATTTTATTGATAAAATTAGCACCCCCTTAAATTATGGATCTTCTACAAAAATCAGTAGATATGAATTTTTTACAAAAATGGCGAAACTCGAAACTGAAACTGATCATTTAAGTTTAGCTTTAATTCTTAGTGGTTCAACTGATAGTATCTCATCATTTTCTGGTTTAAAATCTTTTGATACAAAAGAGGATAAATTCAATGCAAAATTTATACTGAAAAGTGAAATTGGTATTCATGAAGAAGATTATTATACTTTTGGAATGAGTTATTTATACAGAAATCAAATTGGGAATTATAATGAAAAAGTTAATAAATTTAAAATAGATGAAAAGGAGTCTGTAGTTGGTCTTTTTGCTGAATTGAATTATAAACCCTTTGATCAAATTAGTTTCATAGCGGGTATTAGAGCAGATCAACATAATAATTATGGAACATTACTAACTCCAAGATTCCACTTAAAATATGATTTATCAGATCTTTTTAAAGTTAGATTTAGTTTAGGTTACGGCTACCATGCTGCTTCTGTAATTGGTGAAAATCCAAATGTACTTTCATCTGCCCGATTGTTAAAAATTAATAATTTAGAAATCGAATCTGCAGTAAATATTGGCTCAAGCATTAACACAACATTAGAATTGTTTGAAATTCCTTTTATCTTTGATTTAGATTTTTATAGTACAAATTTTGTAAATCAAGTTATTGCTGATTATGATTCGAGTATCGATTCTATAATATTTAAAAATGTTAAAAATGAATCTTATACTAATAATTATCAAGCACAAGTCTCATTTAATTTAATTCCTGAATTAGAGCTAGCATTTGCTTATAGATACAATGATATTAAATCAATATTTGGCAATGAAAAACTTATTCAACCACTGCAATCACCTGGTAGAATCTTGGTTACAGGATCTTATTTATCACATAAAAAAGATTTCCAATTTGATGGTACATTAATTTGGAATTCTTCTGGAAGATTACCTAATTTTATTTATTCTCACGAAACTAATGAGAATACTTTTAAAAATTTCTTTAGATTTAATTTACAAGTTACTAAAAAATTTGGTGAATTGGAATTTTATATAGGAGGGGAAAATTTAAGTAATTTCACACAACATCAACCTATAATTGAATCATCAAATCCGTTCTCAGATAATTTTGATGCTAGTATGATATGGGGACCATTAGAAGGAAGAATGTTCTATTTTGGTTCTAGATTCAAATTATAAAATTAACAAATTAATTTGATGCATTAAGTTATTTTTGGACAATAATTAAAATTAATAATCAAATAAATGGCTTTAGGAATAAAGAACACTGAGGTTACAAATGAAATTTATCAATATTTAGTTGATAATTTTTCGGGTGAAGATGAGTTGTTAATGAATTTGAGAAATGAAGCAAAGGAAGTTGGAATACCAGAAATTTGTATATCACCAGAACAATGTAAATTCTTACAGGTCTTTATTAAATCAATCAAAGCTAAAAGAATTATTGAAGTAGGTACTTTAGGAGGTTATAGTGCAATTGTTATGGCTAGAGCTTTACCATTAGATGGAAAGCTAATAACAATAGAAGTAGATCCATTTCGTGGTGAGTTTGCGAGAAGTCAAATTGCTAAAGCTGGATTGAGTGGAAAAATAGAAGTGCTTATAGGTTCAGGTGTTGATGTACTTGAGAAAACAATTAATAGTTCAGATAAATTTGATTTTGCTTTTATTGATGCAGATAAAATTTCTTATGTAAGATATTTAGATTTGATACTCCCCCTCATGAATAAAGGTGGGGTGATAACAGGTGATAATGCACTTGCATGGGGGTTAGTTCATGATGAAAATACTGACAATAAAGATGTTAAAGCTATTCAATCATTCAATAATGCAATGAAATGTAATCCATTAATAGAAAGCTGTATTGTTCCAGTTGGTGATGGTATGTGTATGGGAATTGTATTGTAATTTTTTTAGAATTTGAAATCAACTTTGAGATTTATTTTATGGGTTTAAAAGTTTATAGAACTGGTCCTATGGGGGCTTTACTTGACGAATATGAAAAAGCAATTGATGAGTTGAAATTAGTATTAATTAGTTTAGACAATTCTAAATTCAAATTGATTGTTGACAATGAAACTAATGATCCAGATTGTGAATCAATTCAATCTATAATGATTCATGTTATAAGATCAGGTTATGGTTATGCAAATTATATTCGATCTCAATTTGGAGTTAAAGTTGTAGAAGATAAAAATAATTATCTTTGTGGATCGGGTATTACTTCTTGCAATGAGTTAGATAAAATGTTTTTATATAACGATGAAACTCTTCAAAGTATTTGGAATATTAGTAATGAAGAGTTAATTAAAAATGTCATAAAAACTAGATGGGGTCAGTTGTTTGATGTTGATCAATTATTGGAACATGCAATAGTGCATATATTAAGACACAGAAGGCAGATTAATAAATTTAAATCATTATTAAATTAATTTTTATTCTGAAATAATAGGAGCAATTTCTTCTGATTTTTTTAATTTTTCTAAATTCCTTTTAGCAATAATTCTAGCATTTAGTTTTGCTTTTGCTTTTCTTCTTGAGTTATAATTTATTGATGTTGATAATCTCCAATTAGAATCCAAAATTCCTCTAGCTCTTAAAGAATCTTCTGCAAATTTATATCTATCATTTTTAGACTTTCCTCCTCTTAATTCAGGTGGTATTTGGGAAAGAGGTATTAAAGCCTCTTCAACATCCATTGGTTTTTTTGGTAATTGAATAACAATATCTTTGTTCGATTTCAACTCTCGCCAAGGTCCACCAGATTTCCTATCATAATCAAACATATCTAAAATAATAACTGGGGTTCCAGTTAATGGAATCATTTTATTGTTTGTATCTTTAATAGCACCTTCTCCCCAATCAAAGAGCCATTTGGCATCAGCCATAGACTGCCTTACGCAAGAATGAGATGCAGGTCTTCCTGGTCTTATAAACTGATGAAAAGCATTTCCTGCATACATATGAAAATTCCAATTATAGGGGAGTTTCCAATTTGTGTCTAATGAAGATCGCCTTAACCTTTCTTTCCAATTAAGTGCGTATCTACCTGGGAATGTTGGTTTGCTTTTTGTTCCAGTATTAACACCTGCAAACCTAACAAGTTTTCCAAATTCATATGCTGCATAACACTGAAAAGCATTAGAAATTATTATTAGTTTTTTTATATCTGATGCTTCATGATAAAATTGAGGAAGAGCAGAATAAAATTTAGGATCCAGTATAAGCGTATCAGGTATAACTACACTATCACCTGGTTTTATAAAGCCCCAATCTTTTCTATTTAAAGTTGTAAGGATTTGCCTAGAAGAATCATTAACACCAAAAATTTTTTTTA
Above is a window of Chlorobiota bacterium DNA encoding:
- a CDS encoding VWA domain-containing protein encodes the protein MILFSTNYYLVITIFISIIIFTIHSYRTTTPKIGNFRKWILILLRTIGLCLLLFTLFEPVLRTKDIKVSEPLVVASFDNSLSMQLKGLSKEKRIDESKSIAKFLSENINQLKVNANQFSDSIFSFNLANYSKLLLGSKNETNLSLPINFISDSLLKNNISSLVIVTDGQFNAGTNPIYDAEKIGIPIYTIGLGDSTEPNDASIEQIYTNKLTYVNSDIPIDVTYKTISNVENKKSILTLFANGTKISEKNILVNKGVSEDNFTFNFIPKNEGIIKFSTSISGLENEFTFKNNFKSIFVTVKSNKRKVTIIASSPSPDLSFIKNILENNNNFSVNSFVQKPDGSFIEGKLSSNKLSETEVLILLGFPSDYSSIESIKIVNSIVSNKSFPLIVFVQSNTDFNKLKLLENLLPITVSQISNKELSIFTEITQKGLQSPATKVSNFNNWKDLPPIYKTETTCKAKPESDVLANVKFSNTVLNEPLIVSRIIGNSRSLIFLGYGLYRWKLLGDALLKSKGEKPLNILDDFISNSINWVGTKDIEKYFSVVTSKQIFQVGESVNVIAQLYDQSYKTITNATVKVNIKGENQKNYLLNLIFSSDGNYVNSISNLPIGEYTFTGEAYSNGNLIGKDKGRFSIEDVSIELSKPTMNASLLDLLSKKTGGKFYTFNNYKSVLSDIKKSKNHIPKSLEIVHNLLLWQNVWLLLLSLFSFSIEWVIRKYSGLV
- a CDS encoding heavy-metal-associated domain-containing protein, with the translated sequence MKYFKLIIFVSTIIIFVNAFNKSVSNNLLNNFDKVEIIKTDTIKVPDMQCEECEERLKSKLLKLKGVSKVEANAIDKIVVVDFDSEIVKLIDIKRLIAKIGYNAEEVKTTTSRRKNLPQCCQPGGHK
- a CDS encoding heavy-metal-associated domain-containing protein, whose amino-acid sequence is MTTTKLDISGMSCDGCVRSLNIALNKFGVKVNEIKIGFVDIKYDENTITKDSVINVIEEAGFKVENEK
- a CDS encoding TonB-dependent receptor, coding for MKIYFFLIIFFTVTFKLNSQIVKGTVFQIDKDGLNSPLPGATIKLLNTKIGSISNSNGQFQIDLKFADTNKLLVVSFIGFESDTTLLDGMLNDYEITLEPLITNSKEVQITAEKSAQSVGLKTLKQEFITGKLFRRSACCALSEAFEKNASAEVSYSDALTGVKQIKLLGLKGEYSYLLTETIPIFSGLTSKYALEYTPPTWLEGISITKGASSVSSGYEGITGQINLEYKKPFDMSPFEGNVYVNSSNRIDLNLSSAIKVNEKLSTGIFVSGRNSNLKEDHNNDGFIDVPLNKQINIANRWIYVTDGFEAQLFARGLNDEYNSGQVNFIDKISTPLNYGSSTKISRYEFFTKMAKLETETDHLSLALILSGSTDSISSFSGLKSFDTKEDKFNAKFILKSEIGIHEEDYYTFGMSYLYRNQIGNYNEKVNKFKIDEKESVVGLFAELNYKPFDQISFIAGIRADQHNNYGTLLTPRFHLKYDLSDLFKVRFSLGYGYHAASVIGENPNVLSSARLLKINNLEIESAVNIGSSINTTLELFEIPFIFDLDFYSTNFVNQVIADYDSSIDSIIFKNVKNESYTNNYQAQVSFNLIPELELAFAYRYNDIKSIFGNEKLIQPLQSPGRILVTGSYLSHKKDFQFDGTLIWNSSGRLPNFIYSHETNENTFKNFFRFNLQVTKKFGELEFYIGGENLSNFTQHQPIIESSNPFSDNFDASMIWGPLEGRMFYFGSRFKL
- a CDS encoding O-methyltransferase, which produces MALGIKNTEVTNEIYQYLVDNFSGEDELLMNLRNEAKEVGIPEICISPEQCKFLQVFIKSIKAKRIIEVGTLGGYSAIVMARALPLDGKLITIEVDPFRGEFARSQIAKAGLSGKIEVLIGSGVDVLEKTINSSDKFDFAFIDADKISYVRYLDLILPLMNKGGVITGDNALAWGLVHDENTDNKDVKAIQSFNNAMKCNPLIESCIVPVGDGMCMGIVL
- a CDS encoding DinB family protein; translation: MGLKVYRTGPMGALLDEYEKAIDELKLVLISLDNSKFKLIVDNETNDPDCESIQSIMIHVIRSGYGYANYIRSQFGVKVVEDKNNYLCGSGITSCNELDKMFLYNDETLQSIWNISNEELIKNVIKTRWGQLFDVDQLLEHAIVHILRHRRQINKFKSLLN
- a CDS encoding L,D-transpeptidase; translated protein: MKIKYSIILILTSLVLISCDDISFDNFSFDKFSLDSLFHSETKLPPELESVLKSKDSINKVKLASIEKAKRQKVLLSNNSSIPKINYTCFAPTKIQLDSIKKIFGVNDSSRQILTTLNRKDWGFIKPGDSVVIPDTLILDPKFYSALPQFYHEASDIKKLIIISNAFQCYAAYEFGKLVRFAGVNTGTKSKPTFPGRYALNWKERLRRSSLDTNWKLPYNWNFHMYAGNAFHQFIRPGRPASHSCVRQSMADAKWLFDWGEGAIKDTNNKMIPLTGTPVIILDMFDYDRKSGGPWRELKSNKDIVIQLPKKPMDVEEALIPLSQIPPELRGGKSKNDRYKFAEDSLRARGILDSNWRLSTSINYNSRRKAKAKLNARIIAKRNLEKLKKSEEIAPIISE